In the Peptococcaceae bacterium genome, GAACTAGGTTTATAAACGGCATCGAACTGGGCAGTATAGTGATGACTGCCCTTTTTCTTTTGAAGGAAGTGATGATTAATGAAGACGGTGGCGCCGGAAGAAATCCTGGAACACATGATGCGGCATTCTTACAGGCCAATGACGGCCGGAGAACTGGGCGAGGTGCTGGAAATCGAAGACGTCTCCCGGCTGGTGCCTGTGCTTGCTGAAATGGAAAAGCAGGGGGACATAGTAAAAAACCGCAGGGGCCGCTACGGGCTGCCTCAAAAAATGAACCTGCGGGTGGGGCGCATCCAGGGGAATCGCAAGGGTTTTGCTTTTTTGGTACCCGACGACCCCGGCGAACAGGATGTCTTTATCCTGAGCGAAGACCTTAACGGGGCAATGCACAACGACCGCGTGGTCGTCAGGCTTTACCGGCACCTGGCCAACGGCCGCAAAAGCGAAGGGAAAGTTATCCGCATCCTGAAAAGGGCCAATGAAAGGGTTGTCGGCACCTATGAAAGAAACGGCAGCCTGGGTTTTGTCGTTCCCGATGACAGGCGGCTCGGGCACGACATATTCGTAACTAGGGAGGATGCCGGGAGCGCCAGGGACAACGACAAGGTCGTAGTGGAAATAACGCGCTGGCCCGGGCCGAGGCGCAGCCCGGAAGGAAGGATAATCGAAATACTGGGACAAAAAGGCGATCCCGTTGCCGATGTGCTCTCCATTATCCGTAAATACCAGCTGCCTGAGGTTTTTCCGGCGGAAGTATTGAAAGAGGCGGAAAAAATCCCCCTGGTTATTGGGAATAAAGAACATGCGGGGCGCAGGGACCTGCGCGGGCTGGCAATGGTCACCATAGACGGTGAGGACGCGAAGGACCTGGATGACGCGGTCAGCCTGGAACGCCTGCCGGGCGGCAATTATCGCCTGGGGGTTCACATCGCCGATGTCGGTTATTATGTCCGGGAAGGTTCCCTCCTGGACCAGGAGGCTTTAAAAAGAGGTACCAGCGTTTACCTGGTCGACAGGGTCATTCCCATGCTGCCGCCCCGCCTTTCCAACGGCATTTGCAGCCTTAACGCCAACGAGGACAGGCTGGCCATGACCTGCTTCATGGAGATTAATGAAACAGGCGGCGTTGTGGGTTATGAGATCTGCCGGTCGGTGATCCGGGTCAGGGAACGCATGACCTATACCGCTGTGCGCAAAATACTGGAAGAGCGCGATGCCGGGCTCCTGAAGCGCTATGGCGAATATATTGAAATGTTTGAGCTGATGAAAGATTTGTGCCTCATCCTCCGTGAAAAACGCCTGCGCCGCGGGGCTGTCGATTTTGATTTCCCCGAAGCCGTGGTGACGCTGGACGGCGCAGGCAGGCCGCTGGGCATTGCCAAGCGCGAGCGTTCCATCGCCGAGATGATTATCGAGGAATTTATGATTGCGGCCAACGAGACGGTGGCAGGGCACTGCTGCCGTCTGGGAATCCCCTTTTTGTACAGGGTCCACGAGAAACCGGACCTGGATGACCTCAGGGAACTAAATGAATTCCTGGGGGCCTTCGGTTACCGAATCAAAACCAGCGGCAGGGGCGAGGTGACTCCAGGAGATTTTCAACGCATCGTGGAAAAGGCCAAAGGGAGGCCGGAGGAGAAGGCTGTGACCATGACCATGCTCAGGTCAATGAAGCACGCCCGTTATGCTCCCGAAGCCATCGGGCACTTTGGCCTGGCAGCCCGGTACTACACTCATTTCACATCGCCCATCC is a window encoding:
- the rnr gene encoding ribonuclease R, with the translated sequence MKTVAPEEILEHMMRHSYRPMTAGELGEVLEIEDVSRLVPVLAEMEKQGDIVKNRRGRYGLPQKMNLRVGRIQGNRKGFAFLVPDDPGEQDVFILSEDLNGAMHNDRVVVRLYRHLANGRKSEGKVIRILKRANERVVGTYERNGSLGFVVPDDRRLGHDIFVTREDAGSARDNDKVVVEITRWPGPRRSPEGRIIEILGQKGDPVADVLSIIRKYQLPEVFPAEVLKEAEKIPLVIGNKEHAGRRDLRGLAMVTIDGEDAKDLDDAVSLERLPGGNYRLGVHIADVGYYVREGSLLDQEALKRGTSVYLVDRVIPMLPPRLSNGICSLNANEDRLAMTCFMEINETGGVVGYEICRSVIRVRERMTYTAVRKILEERDAGLLKRYGEYIEMFELMKDLCLILREKRLRRGAVDFDFPEAVVTLDGAGRPLGIAKRERSIAEMIIEEFMIAANETVAGHCCRLGIPFLYRVHEKPDLDDLRELNEFLGAFGYRIKTSGRGEVTPGDFQRIVEKAKGRPEEKAVTMTMLRSMKHARYAPEAIGHFGLAARYYTHFTSPIRRYPDLAIHRIICEAVEAGSLPAARTRQLERLMAGYAQQSSLREKIAEDAERESVDLKKAEFMKGLTGEVFSGFISGVKSFGFFVELDSTVEGLVHVSTLDDDYYQYDDRRLVLVGEHTGKSYRIGDAVKVRVSGVSIEERRVDFELAPDEEKKAGRLKARKKRLRKKDGKKRVP